CGATATAGTTGTCAACTAGGCGCACTGATTTTCCGATCTCCTCATCATCAAGCTCCGGCAGACTATCGCGGATGTCAGCTATTTGATCGATAATCGCCTGCACATCGATGTCCTGTACATTGCTGATTTGATCAGCGATACTGCTGAGGCTGGAGCGCATCGAAGCCACATCCAGATTTTCCAGCGTATCCAGACCATATTCTTCTGCGCTTTCAGAACCGCTTTTAGCAATATTCTTCAGCAGGCCATTTAAAAACAGCGAGATAATCAACTGCTCGCTTGTAGACTGCACACCGTTTTCGGCTAAACCTTCATTCAACTGCCGCATCTGCACCTGAAGCACTTCAAGCTGCATCAGCGCTTCTTGAAATGTAGTCAAAACAGCATCAGCCCTATCAACTGCCACTGCTGCCTCTACTGAAAGCTCATCCAGCTCTTCCAACAGCCGCAGACTTTCATCGATAGCATAATTCAACCGATAGCGCTCGTTTTCCAGGCGTACCTCACCAATCTGTTCACCAACGATATTATCACTGCGGTATTTGTACCCGTTTTGAGTGAGTGCTTCTCCAGCATCAGCAATAGATCCGGATACAATCATTCCCTGGGCTTGACTGCCCTGAACCTCCAGCACTTCAATTAACACATGATCTGGTTCAATCGGTTTACCAACCTCAGGCGCATCTGCACTCATGCCCTGCACGATAATCTGCTCACCGACAACCAGATTTGAATTAGGCTTAAGATCAATCCTGACTTTCGAAGCATAGCTCAACAAAAAGTGGCGCATCTCAACCAAAGTCTTCATCAGGGCATCTAGTTCTTCCCCATATTCTGCTGATGAGACATTAGCTAAATCGGCGGACTGATACTGTTCCTTCAGCACCTTGACTATTTGATCAGCGGTTTTCTGCACATCGACTTCAAATCCAATCGGAAATCGGACTTCTAATACTTGATACTCTTTGAGTATTTTTTTTATTTCATTCATTACCGCTTTCGAATGTTCAGCGGACTCTAATACAACTAGCATATTCTTTCCATCTTTAAAGGCAAAATCAACACCATCCAGCTGATTAAAGCGCTGCTGCAGTGTTTGGGCCACACTAGGATGCACACCGCGAACCAATACACTTGGTTCTACAATAACTGTATAACTGCTTAATCCAGGCACACCGTTGAAAATCGACGGCAGACGGGAGAAGGTGTCTTCAGTTTTTGCTTCCTGTGGAAATCCGAACAGAAAATTAGCCTGACCTGCAACAGAGATCGTTTGATTGATTACCGCTCCCTTAAACTGCTGGTCTGCTATCCTTTCCAATTCGCGCAGTGCCGCTTCCTTAGACGCTTCACGGACATGGAGGATCAGATCATATTCTCCATTGTCGCCAATCACATCCTGGATTGTATCACCAAAATACGAATCCACTGCCCAGGCTGCTCCTGAGGAGACTGCGGCTCCAACAATGATCGTCACCAAAATTAATATTATATAATCGCGAAAAAAGCCATCACGAAAGAACTTGAACATAAAAAACCCCTCCTCACCTGGTGTTTTCATTATAACACACCAGCTGGAGGGGTTTTAAGCGGTAATAACAGCTAGCAGAGGTAACTAGTACCTATTCAGCCTGATTTCGCCGAAATTCACCGCGGAATGGTCCGATAAACTCCATCTGTTCTTCAGCTCTCAGCATAACAAAATGCTCTCCAAACATCTCCGCATCCGTAACTTCCACAATTACATTCTGGAGGAAGTCTACCTTGTCCTCATTCCTCAAGAACACCATCTGATCAGCCCAAACAACCGCATCCTTAGTTGTTACTTTGAGGTTGCCGGTGCCGATCATCTTCTCCTGCTCCGTATAATATTCAACTTTATCACCAGTTAAAAACAGATCATCCTGCTCAACCTGGACATTACCGGTCACAACCAGGTAATTGTCCTTGCGGCGAAATTCAACAATCTGACCAATTACAATAATACCCTCATATTTAATCTGCACATACGCCCCTTCAATTTGGGATACGTCGGCTGTAAAAATCTCTGTTTTTAAATCAAAGCCACCCGCTCGCACACCTTCGGGTACACCGACTATGCCGACCTCTATTTCTCCCGAACCTTCTTGGGCTGCCGCGCCTGCACTGACAAGCGCCAGTGCCACCACTGTAAATATCACTATCAGAGCAGTTACCCTATTCATCGCCTTTTCCTCCTTGATGTATGGTTACAGACGTATCCCCCATAAATTCAATATACTCACTGGCACCATACCAAACCAGCTGGTTGGTAGCCAGATAGAATCCTGACTGATCCTCAACGGTGACATTGCTGCTCAAGTGCAGTTCATTCTGTTTCGGGGACCATATCCCCTGATCCGCAGAAAGGTAGTATCGCGGCTCCTCTGCTGCAAAGATGATCATCTGATCGAGGTGATCTAAATAAACTAAGCTGTTTTCCTGCCGCAGTGATTCGGCAGTCAGTTCCCATTGACGAACGCCTTTGTCGTTACCCACCAGGGAAACTCTTTCCAAAATCACGCCGGGATCCGCTGTCTCTATCTCATGACCATCACTTTCCGGGCGGACCACAAGAATAACTCCGACGATAGTTGTAATAACGATCACTGCAATGACTGCAGTTTTATGTCGTGGGGTCATGAACTCACCTCGCCTCTATCCGACAGGCTAATTGCTTCCGAACGTATCTTTCAAATCCTCAAGCTCAAAGAAGCTGATTCCTTCCTTTGAACTGATCTCAATCGGCAGTTTCGGGAAGGCTTTAATAGAATACTGAACTTTAAATTCCTCCCTCACCTGATCGTAGCTCATCACCAGCTCGCGGCAGTGCAAATCGAGGGTCAACACTAGTTTCCCGGTACTCAATTTCTGCGTTTTTTCCGGCTCATAAACCACATCATAGCTGAGCTTAAGGGTTTCAGTTAAATCAAAGACAATTTTCCCATTAACCCGCTTCAGCGATTGACTGTGAATATTGTACACCGCTCCAACATTGAAAACCCAGTCAGTCTGAGGCCGATAGTTGATGCTTCCGCTTAACTCACCGAATCGGCGGTTGTTTAGATCGTAGTTGACTGCCAAACTGGCTGTAACAGGCTGTCCGGAACCGCTGTAATTTAATTGGGTTCGCAGATTGTTGAAACGCTGGTTGAGAAAATTATAGCCACTGCTGACAGTGAGAGTAATCGGCTGCTTAGAATACCTAAAGGTACCAGTCAACTGGTCCTGTTCATTTAACTTATCAAATTTAAACGGAGTTTCGCCCCATACCAAGCGCTTCTGATAATTAGCGGTTACTCTGGTGGTATCCGTCAGCTGCTGAGTCAAACCGAAACGGCCATACACAGACTGCTGGCTCTGATTAGTATCATAAAAATAACCTGTTAGATTACCACCGTACGTAAGTGTAGTTCCGAAATCAGAGCGCCAGCTCTGGGTGAACAGTTCCACTGCAGGCGCAATCCGCCAAGCGGTTACATCAGCAGGATATTCGCTGAACCTGCCCTGTGAAACCTGGAACTGACCCGGCCATGCTGCACCGGCTAAAGACGGGTTGTACCACTGCCAGGTAAACTCGGGCATGCGGTTGATGCTGCTCCACGCTGGTTTTTTGAGCTCATCCAACAGATCCGGATTGTATTTCTGCTCCACTGCCAGGTTGAAGCGGTGGTTCTGATATCGATAGCTGGTCTCCACTAGGTGATTCCGGGTTTTCGTATCGTCTTTTGCTGTTATGTTAGAATTGGCATTGATATCCCAGCTGGGATTCAGCTGGTACCGCCAACTGCCTGAAGCAGTCCAGGTGGAGGATTTTTCCTCTCCTTTTTGATCTAAACGGTAGTTAAAACTGCCGTTTAACCGCATAGCTTCAGTTTGATACGAAAAACTGGTGGAGCTGGAGCTGTCCTGCTTCAGTACAGCGTTTTGATACTCCCGCAGATATGCATTACTGGTACTGAGCGTGAAATTATCACCTGAATACTTATGCTGAACCTGCGCCATCAGATACTTGCTGGCAGCAAAAGGCAGAGCATAAAATGCTGCGGTACCATCTCCCAGAAGATCATGGCGGTAATTGTGGTTAACACCTAAACCCAAGCCTTTGCGGGTGTAGTAATCATAAAGCAGGGAACCGCTGGCGTTTTCACTGATATAGTAATTGTAGCGGTTCTTGATATAATATCCATCGCTGCTGTTGTAGCCAATTTCCGGCAGCGTAAAATCGAATTCTTCATCATCAAGAGGAATGACAAGATAAGGCCAATAGAAAAGCGGCAGCTTTCCTTCATAAAAGCGCACCCCGCGGATAACCATTTTGTCACCGGGATAGATTTCCAGCTCGCTGACTGCCAGATGATAGTGAGGTTCACTCATATCACAGGTAGACAGCACACCATCATGCATAAAGTAGGTTTCCGAGTCAATGTGAACCCGATCTCCAAAGACAAAAATCGGACCTTTCACTTTTTCTGAAACCAACTGTGTCCGTGGGCTGACAAACTCTCCTTTAGCGTCAACAACATTATAAACCAGGCTTTCACCTTCAAGATAGGCTTCGCCCTGCTCCATTAGGACGCTGCCCTCCAGATACAGCTCTTGGTTGTTTAAATCCCAGACCAGCTGTTCTCCCTTCAGCACCAGACCATCGACGCTAATAACCACACTGCCGGATGCATAAAGCAGCTGCTGTTTCATATCCCACCGCGCTGTATCAGCGCCCTCGATCGTAATCGGCTGGTTTTCAGCTGCTGCGGCTGTGCTGATCAGCGCAGCAAACAAAATCAGCAGTACTGGTACAATTTTTCTGCGCAAATATACCACCTTCATCTCAATGCAGTCGATCAGCACGAATCAACAAAACAATGCCAGTCAGCGCAAAGATGCTGTTGGTCAGCCAAGCAGCCGCTAGAGGCGGAATTACCTCATTAATCGCAAGCGAGCGGCAGACAGGTGTTGCAACGTAATACAGCAGAGTAACAACAAGGCTGACTGCAATACCGAATGATTTGCTGCTCTTGCTGAAAAGACTTAACGGGGCAGCGAA
This DNA window, taken from Bacillota bacterium, encodes the following:
- a CDS encoding ABC transporter permease; translated protein: MFKFFRDGFFRDYIILILVTIIVGAAVSSGAAWAVDSYFGDTIQDVIGDNGEYDLILHVREASKEAALRELERIADQQFKGAVINQTISVAGQANFLFGFPQEAKTEDTFSRLPSIFNGVPGLSSYTVIVEPSVLVRGVHPSVAQTLQQRFNQLDGVDFAFKDGKNMLVVLESAEHSKAVMNEIKKILKEYQVLEVRFPIGFEVDVQKTADQIVKVLKEQYQSADLANVSSAEYGEELDALMKTLVEMRHFLLSYASKVRIDLKPNSNLVVGEQIIVQGMSADAPEVGKPIEPDHVLIEVLEVQGSQAQGMIVSGSIADAGEALTQNGYKYRSDNIVGEQIGEVRLENERYRLNYAIDESLRLLEELDELSVEAAVAVDRADAVLTTFQEALMQLEVLQVQMRQLNEGLAENGVQSTSEQLIISLFLNGLLKNIAKSGSESAEEYGLDTLENLDVASMRSSLSSIADQISNVQDIDVQAIIDQIADIRDSLPELDDEEIGKSVRLVDNYIGGQVIPGERIQILVENAQIDEEKVEPVIRDHLDNQYLNTYSISVGTVNPDTRTEVFRILKEVRATIAGMLSIVFVGIFLMLDHAAVFSTLKWFRVNKKASQSRLGRCFNPIVILGAAVGMMMLAATYTLARGDIPYVSGSAVVITGAVLGGLIGVFSEKFSPVHKDEIMAGLSLGLSNVQIMHEIVIPAGRPGLLNLLNRTKQRF
- the lptC gene encoding LPS export ABC transporter periplasmic protein LptC, coding for MTPRHKTAVIAVIVITTIVGVILVVRPESDGHEIETADPGVILERVSLVGNDKGVRQWELTAESLRQENSLVYLDHLDQMIIFAAEEPRYYLSADQGIWSPKQNELHLSSNVTVEDQSGFYLATNQLVWYGASEYIEFMGDTSVTIHQGGKGDE
- a CDS encoding LPS-assembly protein LptD, whose translation is MRRKIVPVLLILFAALISTAAAAENQPITIEGADTARWDMKQQLLYASGSVVISVDGLVLKGEQLVWDLNNQELYLEGSVLMEQGEAYLEGESLVYNVVDAKGEFVSPRTQLVSEKVKGPIFVFGDRVHIDSETYFMHDGVLSTCDMSEPHYHLAVSELEIYPGDKMVIRGVRFYEGKLPLFYWPYLVIPLDDEEFDFTLPEIGYNSSDGYYIKNRYNYYISENASGSLLYDYYTRKGLGLGVNHNYRHDLLGDGTAAFYALPFAASKYLMAQVQHKYSGDNFTLSTSNAYLREYQNAVLKQDSSSSTSFSYQTEAMRLNGSFNYRLDQKGEEKSSTWTASGSWRYQLNPSWDINANSNITAKDDTKTRNHLVETSYRYQNHRFNLAVEQKYNPDLLDELKKPAWSSINRMPEFTWQWYNPSLAGAAWPGQFQVSQGRFSEYPADVTAWRIAPAVELFTQSWRSDFGTTLTYGGNLTGYFYDTNQSQQSVYGRFGLTQQLTDTTRVTANYQKRLVWGETPFKFDKLNEQDQLTGTFRYSKQPITLTVSSGYNFLNQRFNNLRTQLNYSGSGQPVTASLAVNYDLNNRRFGELSGSINYRPQTDWVFNVGAVYNIHSQSLKRVNGKIVFDLTETLKLSYDVVYEPEKTQKLSTGKLVLTLDLHCRELVMSYDQVREEFKVQYSIKAFPKLPIEISSKEGISFFELEDLKDTFGSN